Proteins encoded in a region of the Marinococcus sp. PL1-022 genome:
- a CDS encoding response regulator, whose translation MIHVGIAEDDFRIADIHRQLIEQIEGFSCRFTSGTAKELLETMEHTPVDVLLLDIYLPDQLGTDILGQILDRHDVYIIIISASNDLEHVQKAYRSGVIDYIIKPASPKRLEESLKKFQALQAARPERNLTQEEIDRYFSSSVSSVPVETKPEADLPKGIDTFTLDQVKDHIQQAEHGVTADEMAFFLGASRTTAHRYFKYLLSTSEIEVRPIYGIVGRPERRYFKK comes from the coding sequence ATGATTCACGTTGGTATTGCCGAGGATGACTTTCGCATTGCAGATATTCACCGACAGCTGATTGAACAAATTGAAGGGTTCTCCTGCAGGTTCACATCCGGCACCGCCAAGGAGCTGCTCGAGACGATGGAGCACACACCGGTTGATGTACTGCTGCTCGACATTTATCTGCCCGACCAGCTTGGCACAGACATTCTCGGGCAAATATTGGACCGCCATGATGTGTACATTATTATTATTTCAGCTTCAAATGATCTCGAACACGTGCAGAAGGCCTATCGGTCCGGTGTGATCGATTATATTATTAAACCCGCTTCGCCTAAAAGACTCGAGGAATCGCTGAAAAAATTCCAGGCTTTGCAGGCGGCCCGTCCGGAAAGGAATCTCACCCAAGAGGAAATTGATCGTTACTTCTCCTCTTCTGTTTCTTCCGTCCCAGTGGAAACCAAACCAGAAGCAGATCTGCCAAAGGGCATCGATACATTCACGCTCGATCAGGTGAAAGACCATATCCAGCAGGCAGAGCACGGAGTAACCGCCGATGAAATGGCTTTTTTTCTCGGCGCCTCCCGCACCACCGCGCACCGCTATTTTAAATATTTATTATCCACAAGCGAAATCGAAGTCCGGCCCATTTATGGAATTGTCGGCCGGCCCGAACGCAGATATTTTAAAAAATAA
- a CDS encoding MFS transporter: MSIWYQQNFMLLLFGRLITNIGDSLYFIAAAWLVFDITGDPFFSGLASFLTLLPKNLQFLAGPFIDRWPPAKTMRITQLLQCILVVIIPVLDLFELLTAGAVLIIMPLLAMLDQFMYPAQEKALPLTVLPHQLVQGNSLFALAHQGTDILFTALSGILISIFGAVFLYWIDAFSFLIAFILFSSLQLPGKSAAQYREPRTGYASDLKQGFYIIFRSKFWIMLIGALTVNGTIGIMYAVLPAFADAFQGPKFYGFLLTAVSAGVLVGALAAPLCARLPLGKIYACGFLLSSLCWLLAMQLPPVAFAVLFGIAWLPVGLSNVLFASVIQSAVPNYILGRTRAAISSIVTLFMPAGALAGGILASWTSPYWILFSTGFGFFILGGFWLFHPFLYSLPPVPAITADTFRLPLDKDQQL, from the coding sequence ATGTCGATCTGGTACCAGCAAAACTTCATGCTTCTTCTTTTCGGCCGTTTGATTACAAACATTGGGGACAGTCTTTATTTTATTGCAGCTGCCTGGCTCGTTTTTGATATTACGGGCGACCCATTTTTCTCAGGGCTTGCCAGCTTTCTAACTCTGCTTCCTAAAAACCTGCAGTTTCTTGCCGGTCCATTCATCGATCGCTGGCCGCCCGCCAAAACTATGCGTATTACTCAGCTGCTTCAATGCATACTTGTTGTAATTATTCCCGTGCTTGACCTCTTTGAGCTTCTTACCGCTGGCGCCGTATTAATTATCATGCCTTTGCTCGCTATGCTTGATCAATTTATGTATCCGGCCCAGGAAAAAGCCCTCCCCCTTACTGTGCTTCCTCACCAGCTTGTACAGGGCAATTCACTGTTTGCGTTGGCTCACCAGGGCACCGACATTTTATTTACTGCGCTCTCCGGCATTCTGATTTCCATATTTGGTGCGGTATTTTTATATTGGATTGATGCTTTCTCCTTTTTAATTGCATTCATTTTATTTTCTTCGCTCCAGCTTCCCGGTAAATCTGCTGCCCAGTACAGGGAGCCGCGAACCGGATATGCTTCTGACCTTAAGCAGGGATTTTACATCATTTTTAGATCAAAATTTTGGATCATGTTAATAGGTGCCCTGACCGTCAACGGCACCATTGGCATTATGTATGCTGTTCTTCCTGCCTTTGCTGATGCCTTTCAGGGGCCGAAATTTTATGGGTTTTTATTAACAGCTGTCAGCGCCGGCGTTCTTGTCGGCGCATTGGCAGCCCCACTTTGTGCACGTCTTCCTCTCGGTAAAATTTACGCTTGTGGTTTTTTATTAAGCAGTCTGTGCTGGCTTCTCGCCATGCAGCTCCCGCCTGTCGCTTTTGCTGTCCTGTTTGGAATTGCCTGGCTCCCGGTCGGACTTTCGAATGTACTATTTGCAAGCGTCATACAAAGCGCTGTTCCTAATTATATTTTAGGCAGGACCCGTGCAGCTATTTCCAGTATAGTTACTCTTTTTATGCCTGCCGGTGCTCTGGCCGGCGGTATTCTCGCCTCATGGACATCCCCATACTGGATTCTATTTTCTACCGGCTTTGGTTTTTTCATACTCGGGGGTTTCTGGCTTTTTCACCCGTTTCTGTATAGTCTGCCGCCAGTTCCTGCTATCACAGCAGACACTTTCCGACTTCCGCTGGATAAAGACCAGCAGCTATAA
- a CDS encoding aldehyde dehydrogenase family protein, with amino-acid sequence MADESVTLYAWINGKRVDADEYMERENPADPQKIVAYVPKTTTEQAAEAIEAARAAFPAWKEVPVDERIERMERAIQTLKDRTPELAETLAEEHGKPIYDAQGEMAVSIMWMEHACQTVKETIADQVDEGEGGKTIVRQEPIGVVSAISPWNYPIALSTIKIAPAILTGNTVVSKPSPFAPHAVSLVIEMMAGEFPDGVLNLVHGEAEVGVELTSNKHVDKIAFTGGTETAKKIMKSAADTIKDMTLELGGNDAAVVLPDFDVNDERAMRRMVISNFLTAGQICMIAKRIYVPRTLYNEFVEKYQEAANKWVKIGSPFDEQVTTGPLNNKQQLDFVKNLVDKAAEKGADVIPLGHIVDNELFEQGYFLQPTMVLGADQQDDIVKEEQFGPTVPIVPYDTVDEAVAMANDSIYGLTSSVWGEENHAIEVAARIEAGTTMVNTAAVQGLDVRYPFGGVKQSGIGREYGKEGLLGYVTPHVINVPKMRDLPYIPE; translated from the coding sequence ATGGCAGACGAATCAGTAACATTATATGCATGGATTAACGGAAAAAGGGTCGATGCTGACGAATACATGGAAAGAGAAAACCCGGCTGACCCACAAAAAATCGTGGCCTACGTGCCGAAAACGACCACGGAGCAGGCGGCTGAAGCCATCGAAGCAGCCCGGGCTGCTTTTCCTGCATGGAAGGAAGTACCGGTGGACGAGCGGATTGAACGGATGGAACGGGCTATTCAGACACTGAAGGACCGCACCCCGGAGCTGGCTGAAACGCTGGCGGAGGAACACGGCAAGCCGATTTATGACGCCCAGGGCGAAATGGCGGTTTCAATCATGTGGATGGAACACGCCTGCCAGACGGTTAAAGAAACAATTGCCGATCAGGTGGACGAAGGCGAGGGCGGTAAAACAATCGTCCGCCAGGAGCCGATAGGCGTGGTGTCCGCTATCAGCCCGTGGAACTATCCAATTGCGCTCTCCACCATCAAAATTGCTCCGGCGATTCTGACAGGAAATACCGTCGTTTCAAAGCCGAGCCCGTTTGCTCCGCATGCGGTCAGCCTGGTGATTGAAATGATGGCGGGTGAATTTCCGGACGGCGTGCTGAATCTTGTCCACGGGGAAGCGGAGGTCGGCGTAGAGCTTACCTCCAATAAACATGTGGATAAAATTGCCTTTACCGGCGGTACGGAAACAGCGAAGAAAATTATGAAATCGGCGGCGGATACGATCAAGGATATGACGCTTGAGCTTGGCGGCAACGATGCCGCTGTAGTGCTTCCGGACTTTGACGTAAATGATGAGCGCGCGATGCGCCGCATGGTGATATCCAATTTCCTGACCGCCGGCCAGATCTGCATGATTGCCAAACGCATCTACGTACCGCGTACTCTGTACAATGAGTTCGTGGAAAAGTATCAGGAGGCGGCCAATAAATGGGTGAAAATCGGCAGCCCGTTCGATGAACAGGTCACGACCGGCCCGCTCAATAACAAGCAGCAGCTCGATTTTGTGAAAAACCTTGTCGATAAAGCGGCTGAAAAAGGTGCCGACGTTATTCCGCTCGGCCACATTGTGGATAACGAGCTGTTTGAGCAGGGGTACTTCCTGCAGCCGACCATGGTGCTCGGCGCTGACCAACAGGACGACATTGTGAAAGAAGAACAGTTTGGACCAACAGTGCCGATCGTTCCATACGACACGGTGGATGAAGCGGTAGCAATGGCGAACGACAGCATTTACGGCCTCACAAGCTCGGTATGGGGAGAAGAAAATCACGCCATCGAAGTCGCAGCCCGCATTGAAGCAGGCACGACGATGGTCAATACCGCTGCTGTGCAGGGGCTCGATGTCCGCTATCCATTCGGCGGAGTCAAGCAGTCCGGCATCGGCCGCGAATACGGAAAAGAAGGCCTTCTCGGCTATGTCACCCCTCACGTCATCAATGTACCGAAAATGCGGGATCTGCCTTATATTCCCGAATAA
- a CDS encoding ATP-dependent helicase: protein MKVKNSVAAEKYCLAARDCLLYTRAAVPIYNKHIQSNRNGEKLMREFSFYSTPFGVSGEEVPYAAIAKATTSRELVSDQESDAFYFRSLEADGIFLNEAQIEAVRFGSGPLLALAGAGSGKTSVLVCRAGYLMAVKQVPAESVLLITFTKKAAEEMKTRVMNLPGIGETANNLQVRTFHAFFLLLLRRHGIRQEIVSSERKKQLAVKLLMKDMGLEDVYQPEAVLSFLSYHKMNDTAVSDLPEKETSQKQLKRICQAYEDWKLERNYIDFDDILMKAKALMDEDPAFLQQLQDRFEYVMVDEFQDTNYLQYRLVQMIVEKHRNLFVVGDDDQTIYSFNGARHEFILEFDQKYPEAQTIVLDVNYRSHKAIAGLGNEVVRHNKQRKSKTLQVMNAEASSPFYFRAASTDEEAEQVVADMKRAVAEGECEWRDMAVLHRTISVSRAIFEQLTAQDVPFVHHSLGNQMFYEQWPVKAMMDYLRLSLNPTLVEAMPEVVPTLFISRERGMRHIKEQEIFSPRSEPLLHLTDMPGIRPFQRKKVEERQSMIQKLKEKRPETAIRQMRRQFYDGYLEADEQQVSMKKETLKETLDELESSAKRFESVSSFVYFVDDMLRTFREMKEREKDPDANHVSLMTIHRAKGMEFPVVYVIGASETIMPHDSALKADRMKDLLYGEKAENKQTQALEEERRLAYVAITRAKKKLCISSPAFYRGKEVEVSRFLLEAFPGETHTGEKQETETIDALVCEEAMCPAWIRLSEAPDVTEKECPMCKGKMVPGTKQVIKK, encoded by the coding sequence ATGAAAGTGAAAAATTCAGTGGCGGCGGAAAAATACTGCTTGGCAGCCCGTGACTGCCTGCTCTATACAAGAGCGGCTGTCCCGATTTATAATAAACATATTCAATCCAACAGAAACGGTGAGAAACTTATGCGGGAATTTTCTTTTTATTCGACTCCCTTCGGTGTAAGCGGAGAAGAAGTACCATATGCAGCAATCGCCAAAGCTACCACAAGCAGGGAGCTCGTATCGGATCAGGAATCCGATGCCTTTTATTTTCGTTCGCTTGAAGCGGACGGTATTTTTTTGAACGAAGCCCAGATTGAAGCCGTACGCTTTGGCAGCGGACCGTTGCTTGCGCTTGCAGGTGCCGGCTCGGGCAAAACGTCGGTGCTTGTCTGCCGGGCCGGCTATTTAATGGCGGTCAAGCAGGTGCCGGCAGAATCCGTGCTGCTGATTACATTTACAAAAAAAGCAGCGGAGGAAATGAAAACGAGAGTGATGAACCTGCCGGGTATCGGTGAAACAGCCAACAATCTGCAGGTGCGCACGTTCCACGCCTTTTTCCTGCTTCTGCTCCGGCGCCACGGTATCCGACAGGAAATTGTTTCAAGCGAGCGCAAAAAGCAGCTGGCCGTTAAGCTTCTGATGAAGGACATGGGCCTTGAAGACGTCTATCAGCCGGAGGCAGTTTTATCCTTTTTGTCCTATCATAAAATGAACGACACCGCCGTCTCGGATCTTCCTGAAAAAGAAACGAGCCAGAAGCAGTTAAAACGTATCTGCCAGGCATACGAAGACTGGAAGCTCGAGCGCAATTATATTGATTTTGATGATATTTTAATGAAGGCCAAAGCATTGATGGACGAGGACCCGGCTTTTCTGCAGCAGCTTCAGGACCGTTTTGAATATGTAATGGTCGATGAATTCCAGGATACCAACTATCTTCAGTACCGACTTGTGCAGATGATCGTGGAAAAGCACCGCAATTTGTTTGTGGTGGGCGATGACGATCAGACAATTTATTCGTTTAACGGAGCCCGGCATGAATTCATTCTGGAGTTTGACCAGAAATATCCGGAAGCACAGACGATTGTGCTCGACGTCAACTACCGCTCCCATAAAGCCATCGCCGGTCTTGGAAACGAAGTAGTGCGCCACAACAAGCAGCGAAAATCGAAAACGCTTCAGGTGATGAATGCGGAAGCTTCTTCACCCTTTTATTTCCGTGCTGCCTCCACCGACGAGGAAGCAGAGCAGGTGGTCGCAGACATGAAACGTGCTGTGGCAGAGGGAGAATGTGAGTGGCGTGACATGGCCGTGCTGCACCGGACGATCAGTGTCAGCCGTGCTATCTTTGAGCAGCTCACAGCCCAGGACGTCCCGTTTGTGCACCATTCCCTCGGCAACCAGATGTTTTACGAGCAGTGGCCGGTAAAAGCCATGATGGACTACCTGCGGCTGAGCCTGAACCCGACGCTGGTGGAGGCGATGCCCGAGGTCGTGCCGACTTTATTTATCTCCCGGGAACGCGGCATGCGTCATATTAAAGAGCAGGAAATATTTTCACCCCGCAGCGAGCCGCTGCTTCATTTAACAGACATGCCGGGCATCCGCCCGTTTCAGCGTAAAAAGGTGGAGGAGCGCCAGAGCATGATTCAGAAGCTGAAGGAAAAACGTCCGGAAACGGCGATCCGCCAGATGCGGCGCCAGTTTTACGACGGCTATCTGGAGGCCGATGAGCAGCAGGTAAGCATGAAAAAGGAAACGCTAAAGGAAACTCTCGATGAACTCGAGTCCTCGGCGAAAAGGTTTGAGAGCGTCTCATCGTTTGTATACTTTGTCGACGACATGCTCCGCACGTTCCGTGAAATGAAGGAGCGCGAGAAGGATCCCGATGCGAACCACGTTTCGCTGATGACGATCCACCGGGCCAAAGGCATGGAGTTTCCGGTCGTCTATGTTATCGGCGCTTCAGAAACGATTATGCCGCATGATTCTGCGCTAAAGGCTGACCGGATGAAGGACCTTTTATACGGTGAAAAAGCGGAAAACAAGCAGACCCAGGCACTGGAGGAGGAACGGCGGCTCGCCTATGTAGCGATCACGAGGGCGAAAAAGAAGCTGTGCATCAGCTCGCCGGCGTTTTACCGCGGCAAGGAGGTTGAAGTATCACGCTTTCTGCTCGAAGCCTTTCCGGGGGAAACACATACCGGGGAAAAGCAGGAAACGGAAACCATCGATGCGCTCGTCTGTGAAGAAGCGATGTGCCCGGCCTGGATACGTCTGTCTGAAGCGCCTGATGTTACTGAAAAAGAGTGCCCGATGTGTAAAGGCAAAATGGTGCCCGGCACCAAACAGGTCATTAAAAAGTAA
- a CDS encoding sensor histidine kinase, producing the protein MQTKIMILVVGLVAFITISSFGVFAYLEYNDIEEELGDKALSTATYIASSPVVQGAYASEDPSSVLQPYAERVREQAGAEFVVLGDTEGIRYAHPDEWKIGEAMVGGDNARALEQGQSYVSIATGTRGPSLRGKAPVRDEDGDIVGIVSVGFLLEDVREAIWERFGLLFVLSLVLLALGVIGSMMVSKNIRNDMFGLEPHEIGQLYQEKESVLTAIREGIIAIDTEGRITMMNESARNMLAINGMIEGQNIHHVLPDSEMPKVLKHGRPEYDQELMLRGAPYIVNREPITIDGQLVGVVSSFRDKTEMMQMANTLSDIQRYSDSLRSQNHEYLNKLYALSGYLHLRKYEEAVQLVEEETSQQRKTHSVVFQQIQDPTVQAILTGKAARASEKKTAFHIDSESRLGSLPNHIQKVQLVSILGNLIDNAIDSAAGRPAPEVTFFVTEMEEEIMFEVIDNGPGLPEGVNITSQGASTKSGNQPRGYGLSIVERTINELEGMLEFGNNENQGAYFTIYLPKTLPQGGS; encoded by the coding sequence ATGCAGACTAAAATCATGATTCTCGTGGTCGGGCTGGTCGCTTTTATTACGATAAGCTCCTTCGGCGTGTTTGCTTATTTAGAATATAATGATATCGAAGAAGAGCTTGGAGATAAAGCCCTAAGTACAGCCACCTACATAGCGAGCTCTCCGGTCGTCCAGGGGGCTTATGCCTCCGAGGACCCAAGCTCGGTGCTCCAGCCATACGCCGAACGGGTCCGGGAGCAGGCCGGTGCTGAATTTGTGGTGCTTGGAGATACCGAAGGCATCCGTTATGCCCACCCCGACGAATGGAAAATCGGCGAAGCCATGGTTGGCGGTGACAACGCGCGCGCTCTTGAGCAGGGGCAGTCTTACGTATCAATCGCAACCGGCACCCGGGGCCCCTCTCTTCGCGGCAAAGCTCCGGTCCGTGATGAAGACGGGGACATTGTCGGCATCGTTTCCGTCGGCTTTCTACTGGAGGATGTGCGTGAGGCCATCTGGGAACGCTTTGGCCTCCTGTTTGTACTCTCCCTCGTCCTTCTTGCTCTGGGTGTCATCGGCAGCATGATGGTTTCAAAAAATATTAGAAATGATATGTTTGGGCTCGAGCCTCACGAAATTGGCCAGCTGTACCAGGAAAAAGAAAGCGTGCTAACGGCCATCCGGGAGGGCATTATTGCGATTGATACAGAGGGGCGGATCACCATGATGAACGAGTCGGCCCGAAACATGCTTGCCATTAACGGGATGATCGAGGGGCAGAATATCCATCACGTGCTGCCGGACTCGGAAATGCCAAAGGTACTGAAGCACGGACGGCCGGAATACGACCAGGAATTAATGCTCCGCGGGGCTCCTTACATCGTTAACCGGGAGCCAATCACTATCGACGGACAGCTCGTCGGAGTTGTTTCTTCGTTCCGGGATAAAACGGAGATGATGCAGATGGCCAATACACTTTCTGACATTCAGCGCTATTCGGACAGCCTGCGTTCGCAAAACCATGAATACTTGAATAAGCTGTATGCACTGTCCGGGTATCTGCACCTCCGGAAATATGAGGAGGCAGTGCAGCTTGTCGAAGAAGAAACGTCCCAGCAGCGCAAAACCCACTCCGTAGTTTTCCAGCAGATTCAGGATCCGACCGTGCAGGCGATTCTGACCGGAAAAGCAGCCCGGGCTTCCGAGAAAAAGACAGCTTTTCACATTGACAGTGAAAGCCGGCTGGGGAGTCTTCCGAACCACATTCAGAAGGTTCAGCTTGTTTCCATTTTAGGCAACCTTATCGATAATGCCATCGACAGCGCAGCAGGACGTCCGGCACCGGAAGTGACTTTTTTTGTCACCGAAATGGAGGAGGAGATTATGTTTGAAGTGATCGATAATGGGCCCGGGCTGCCGGAAGGTGTAAACATTACTTCCCAGGGGGCCTCTACAAAATCCGGCAATCAGCCAAGAGGATACGGACTTTCGATCGTCGAAAGAACGATTAATGAACTAGAGGGAATGCTTGAATTTGGCAACAATGAAAACCAGGGCGCCTACTTTACGATCTACCTGCCCAAAACGTTGCCGCAAGGGGGTAGTTGA
- a CDS encoding tripartite tricarboxylate transporter TctB family protein: MLRSANKIVSIILIVTAVFYLYLAFQIPAFATGMITASTMPKAAGFLLIVLSIFLFFIKEGEGEEDREKRKEAGQHIFYLGGVAVMILIYITLLEPIGFILTSTIFIFLCSLFMGYRKHIINAVTSIAFPLTLYLLFTQLLNISLPPGILPL, from the coding sequence ATGCTTCGCTCCGCAAATAAAATTGTCAGCATAATTTTGATCGTAACTGCTGTTTTCTATTTGTACCTGGCCTTTCAGATTCCCGCCTTTGCTACAGGGATGATTACTGCTTCCACCATGCCGAAAGCAGCCGGTTTTTTATTGATTGTACTCAGCATCTTTCTGTTTTTTATTAAAGAAGGCGAAGGTGAAGAAGACCGGGAAAAACGCAAGGAAGCTGGACAGCATATTTTTTACTTAGGCGGCGTGGCAGTAATGATTCTTATATATATTACTCTGCTTGAACCTATTGGCTTCATTTTAACGTCCACCATATTTATATTTCTGTGCAGTCTGTTCATGGGCTACCGGAAGCATATCATCAATGCTGTTACATCCATTGCCTTTCCTTTAACGCTTTATTTATTGTTTACCCAGCTGTTAAATATAAGTCTGCCTCCGGGCATTCTGCCGCTGTAG
- a CDS encoding tripartite tricarboxylate transporter substrate binding protein, translated as MKHSKYWIGAGVLSLSVLSACGSGGGDSSSGGSEGGDGNYEPEQSLEIVAPAGAGGGWDTVARSAAEGLEKEGIVDQGIGVVNREGGGGANGWSYIHNQEGNPQYSFVASPPLLLVPLNGQSEYNYKDFTPLSNMIADYGAFAVTEDSEWNDLNDLFEDMKENPEEITVVGESSPGSMDHMQFAKIAAGAGIDPSTIKYVSAQDGSALTNLLNGQADVYSTGITETVEQVRAGDVKVLGITAEERLEGDTVSEFPTAMEQGIEETFVNWRGFLGPPNMSDAEIAYYEETFKELSESEYWQETRQSYAWEENYMDSEEFEEFLAEEEESMQDLLDEVGIDRGGE; from the coding sequence ATGAAGCATTCGAAATATTGGATTGGTGCCGGAGTACTTTCGCTTAGCGTTTTAAGCGCCTGTGGAAGCGGAGGCGGGGACAGCTCGTCTGGAGGCAGTGAAGGGGGCGATGGAAACTACGAACCCGAGCAGTCACTGGAAATTGTGGCACCGGCTGGAGCCGGGGGCGGCTGGGACACCGTGGCGCGTTCCGCTGCTGAAGGCCTTGAAAAAGAAGGCATCGTTGATCAGGGTATCGGTGTCGTTAACCGGGAAGGCGGCGGCGGGGCCAACGGCTGGTCCTACATTCATAACCAGGAAGGCAACCCGCAGTATTCATTCGTTGCTTCTCCTCCCCTGCTGCTTGTCCCGTTAAACGGACAGTCGGAATACAACTATAAGGATTTCACCCCCCTCTCTAATATGATCGCCGACTACGGTGCATTTGCCGTCACGGAGGATTCAGAGTGGAATGACTTAAACGACCTGTTTGAGGATATGAAGGAAAACCCAGAGGAAATTACTGTGGTTGGCGAATCTTCTCCAGGCAGCATGGACCATATGCAGTTTGCCAAAATTGCAGCCGGCGCCGGCATTGATCCTTCGACTATTAAATACGTATCTGCCCAGGACGGCAGCGCCCTGACCAACCTCTTAAACGGCCAGGCGGATGTATATTCGACCGGTATTACAGAAACTGTCGAGCAGGTCAGAGCCGGAGATGTCAAAGTACTTGGCATTACAGCCGAAGAGCGCCTTGAAGGTGACACGGTCAGTGAATTTCCCACCGCTATGGAGCAGGGCATCGAAGAAACGTTCGTCAACTGGCGCGGATTTTTGGGACCGCCAAACATGAGTGACGCCGAAATTGCTTATTACGAAGAAACGTTTAAGGAACTTAGTGAATCTGAATACTGGCAGGAAACGCGCCAATCCTACGCCTGGGAAGAAAACTACATGGACAGCGAAGAATTTGAAGAATTTTTAGCTGAAGAAGAAGAATCCATGCAGGACCTGCTTGATGAAGTAGGCATCGACCGGGGCGGCGAGTAG
- a CDS encoding zinc-dependent alcohol dehydrogenase family protein: MAPISMKAYVESFGMPFEQVGIRREEKKELRADEVEVRMRRSPVNPSDLIPIYGRYAHRVTLPLVPGYEGVGVIERIGPGISGALIGQRVLPLRGEGTWQSLVHAPAALAVPVPDSLSDETAAQMYINPVTAYILLTEKLKIPSGGMLVINAANSVMGRLLIQLASRMNIRVVGLVRRKEVIGELMQLGAEKIVTAGDGEEAFQLEDALQGKKADAAVDMVGGVSGTALARSVKPGKTLLALGLLSGRPLDWPYITETLGVKGAMFHLRHWNASISAARFQHVFQMLFHMVEGGELLVPCVRRTYPFGQVQQALWDYESEKFSGGGKILLGSP, from the coding sequence ATGGCTCCTATCAGCATGAAAGCGTACGTGGAATCTTTCGGGATGCCTTTTGAACAAGTAGGTATCAGACGTGAAGAAAAAAAGGAATTGAGGGCGGATGAGGTGGAGGTACGCATGCGGCGGTCTCCAGTGAATCCCTCGGATCTTATCCCCATTTACGGCCGCTATGCCCACCGGGTGACGCTGCCGCTCGTGCCGGGCTATGAAGGCGTCGGAGTGATCGAACGGATTGGACCAGGGATAAGCGGAGCATTAATAGGACAGCGTGTACTGCCTTTGCGGGGGGAGGGCACATGGCAGTCACTGGTTCATGCGCCGGCAGCCTTAGCCGTGCCGGTGCCGGACAGCCTTTCCGATGAAACGGCTGCCCAAATGTATATTAACCCGGTGACGGCGTACATTCTTTTAACCGAAAAGCTGAAGATTCCCTCCGGTGGAATGCTTGTCATCAACGCGGCTAATTCTGTAATGGGAAGGCTTCTGATTCAGCTGGCCTCCCGGATGAATATTCGCGTAGTGGGCCTTGTACGCCGAAAAGAGGTAATAGGCGAGCTGATGCAGCTCGGGGCAGAAAAAATAGTGACAGCAGGAGATGGGGAAGAAGCGTTCCAGCTGGAGGACGCCCTGCAGGGAAAAAAAGCGGATGCAGCCGTTGATATGGTGGGAGGGGTGTCTGGAACAGCCCTTGCCCGGAGTGTTAAACCCGGGAAAACTTTACTGGCGCTCGGCCTCCTTTCCGGCCGGCCGCTCGACTGGCCATATATTACGGAAACGCTGGGAGTGAAGGGAGCGATGTTTCATCTGAGGCACTGGAACGCCTCCATTTCGGCTGCGCGCTTCCAGCATGTATTTCAAATGCTGTTTCACATGGTGGAAGGCGGAGAGCTCTTGGTGCCGTGTGTCCGGCGTACGTACCCGTTCGGGCAGGTCCAGCAGGCGTTATGGGACTATGAAAGTGAAAAATTCAGTGGCGGCGGAAAAATACTGCTTGGCAGCCCGTGA